The Primulina huaijiensis isolate GDHJ02 chromosome 12, ASM1229523v2, whole genome shotgun sequence genome has a window encoding:
- the LOC140989841 gene encoding uncharacterized protein: MADLYGSNESEDMSSFLQILLNNSSAAAATTDSAASAPVGALFSGGAPSTVAESSSRINFSDYSSFFSKDSDEFNPSNRVKNLVSSFEGSEASEGQGNQVISRSSSKRSRAAEVHNLSEKRRRSRINEKLKALQNLIPNSNKTDKASMLDEAIEYLKQLQLQVQMLTMRNGLSLHPGYSLGSLQSMLIPPPGVDVNEGNVLLNPNRPENTLSTTQDVLMPLEATNTPSSTQPMLAPSVANINNPGTLPTFSPSVENHYGLLDHLASAKDICREDTLSRLQLDIGCSGNSSSPGLSS; encoded by the exons ATGGCGGATCTTTATGGAAGCAATGAATCTGAAGACATGtcttcctttcttcaaattCTTCTCAATAATTCATCGGCAGCAGCGGCCACTACTGATAGTGCTGCGTCTGCCCCTGTCGGTGCCTTGTTCTCCGGAGGGGCACCGTCTACGGTGGCGGAGTCCTCTTCTAGGATCAATTTTTCTGACTACAGCAGTTTCTTCTCCAAAGATTCTGATGAATTTAACCCTTCTAATAGAGTGAAAAACTTGGTTTCTAGCTTTGAG GGATCTGAAGCTTCTGAAGGTCAAGGGAATCAGGTTATATCTCGTTCTTCTTCGAAGAGAAGTAGAGCAGCAGAAGTTCATAATTTATCAGAAAAG AGGAGGAGAAGTAGAATCAACGAGAAACTGAAAGCACTTCAAAATTTAATTCCAAATTCTAACAAA ACTGACAAGGCGTCAATGTTGGATGAAGCCATTGAATATCTAAAGCAGCTTCAATTACAAGTTCAG ATGCTGACAATGAGAAACGGGTTAAGTTTACATCCAGGCTACTCTCTTGGATCACTTCAGTCGATGCTAATTCCCCCGCCAGGAGTTGACGTTAATGAGGGAAATGTGTTGCTGAATCCAAATAGACCCGAGAATACTCTCTCCACGACTCAGGATGTACTTATGCCTCTGGAAGCAACCAATACCCCTTCCTCGACTCAACCGATGCTCGCGCCGTCTGTGGCAAACATTAATAATCCAGGAACTTTACCTACTTTTTCACCATCAGTTGAAAATCATTATGGCTTGCTCGATCATTTGGCCTCTGCAAAG GATATTTGCCGGGAGGATACACTGTCGCGGTTGCAGTTAGATATAGGCTGCTCGGGGAACAGTTCATCACCGGGCTTGTCGTCTTAG
- the LOC140989840 gene encoding probable serine/threonine-protein kinase At1g01540 isoform X1: MSVELSTRTSIFGLRLWVVLGICVGAAVVIFLFFLSLWFTSRRNKKTSLLSTQKNSTIPNVSREIQEIHVDPTRNPETDHKQLLPAPSSDPIPEPDPDELHRIHIEIGKEHRIAYPERIGPGSGSVNGSGETRPSVETGPEVSHLGWGHWYTLRELEESTNGFADENVIGEGGYGIVYSGVLEDNIRVAVKNLLNNSLSARGQAEREFKVEVEAIGRVRHKNLVRLLGYCAEGAHRMLVYEYVDNGNLEQWIHGDVGKHSPLTWDIRMNIMLGTAKGLTYLHEGLEPKVVHRDIKSGNILLDKQWNAKVSDFGLAKLIGSENSYITTRVMGTFGYVAPEYASTGVLNERSDVYSFGVLLMEVITGRSPVDYRRPQGEVNLIDWLKAMVSNRNAEGALDPKLRENPSLRSLKRTILVALRCVDPDWKKRPKMGHVVHMLEADDFPFRDERRGGRERVRARVAEPGDSSGYESGVQNDRPLLRNPETDEEQ; the protein is encoded by the exons ATGTCAGTTGAGCTATCAACGAGGACTTCAATTTTCGGGCTTCGTTTGTGGGTTGTTCTTGGAATCTGCGTCGGCGCGGCCgttgtcatttttcttttttttctctctctctgGTTCACTTCCAGGCGCAACAAGAAGACTTCACTCTTATCAACCCAAAAGAATTCCACCATCCCCAACGTGTCACGCGAAATCCAGGAAATACATGTCGACCCGACCCGGAATCCCGAAACCGATCACAAGCAGCTCCTACCTGCCCCTAGTTCAGACCCAATTCCCGAGCCTGATCCGGATGAGCTTCACAGGATCCACATTGAAATCGGAAAGGAACACCGAATTGCCTACCCTGAGCGGATCGGCCCGGGATCCGGGTCGGTCAATGGGAGTGGAGAGACCCGGCCCAGCGTTGAGACTGGGCCTGAGGTATCGCATTTGGGGTGGGGCCACTGGTATACTCTGAGGGAGCTTGAGGAGTCCACTAATGGATTTGCTGATGAAAATGTGATTGGGGAAGGTGGATATGGGATTGTTTATAGTGGCGTATTGGAGGATAATAttagagttgctgtcaaaaatttactaaataatag TCTTTCGGCCAGGGGTCAAGCGGAGAGAGAGTTTAAGGTTGAAGTTGAAGCGATAGGGCGTGTTCGGCACAAGAATCTGGTGAGATTGCTTGGCTATTGTGCAGAAGGAGCTCATAG GATGCTTGTGTATGAATATGTCGATAATGGGAACTTAGAACAATGGATTCATGGAGATGTAGGGAAGCATAGCCCTCTGACATGGGATATTCGAATGAACATCATGCTCGGAACCGCCAAGGG GTTGACCTATCTGCATGAGGGCCTCGAACCCAAGGTCGTTCACCGTGATATTAAATCAGGCAACATATTACTAGACAAACAGTGGAACGCTAAAGTATCTGATTTTGGTCTTGCAAAGCTCATAGGCTCTGAAAACAGTTACATCACTACTCGAGTCATGGGAACCTTCGG CTATGTTGCTCCTGAATACGCAAGCACTGGTGTGTTGAACGAGAGAAGTGATGTGTACAGTTTCGGTGTTCTTTTGATGGAAGTTATCACAGGAAGAAGTCCAGTAGATTATAGACGTCCCCAAGGTGAG GTAAACCTGATTGATTGGCTTAAGGCAATGGTATCCAACCGCAATGCCGAGGGAGCTTTGGACCCCAAGTTACGAGAGAACCCTTCTTTGAGGTCGTTGAAGCGTACTATCTTAGTAGCTCTACGGTGTGTAGATCCAGATTGGAAGAAGAGGCCGAAAATGGGCCATGTAGTACACATGCTCGAGGCAGATGATTTCCCTTTCCGTGAT GAACGGAGAGGAGGAAGAGAACGAGTCCGAGCACGTGTTGCTGAACCAGGTGATAGTAGTGGATATGAAAGTGGTGTCCAAAATGATCGGCCGTTGTTGAGGAATCCAGAAACGGATGAAGAACAATAG
- the LOC140989840 gene encoding probable serine/threonine-protein kinase At1g01540 isoform X2, producing the protein MSVELSTRTSIFGLRLWVVLGICVGAAVVIFLFFLSLWFTSRRNKKTSLLSTQKNSTIPNVSREIQEIHVDPTRNPETDHKQLLPAPSSDPIPEPDPDELHRIHIEIGKEHRIAYPERIGPGSGSVNGSGETRPSVETGPEVSHLGWGHWYTLRELEESTNGFADENVIGEGGYGIVYSGVLEDNIRVAVKNLLNNRGQAEREFKVEVEAIGRVRHKNLVRLLGYCAEGAHRMLVYEYVDNGNLEQWIHGDVGKHSPLTWDIRMNIMLGTAKGLTYLHEGLEPKVVHRDIKSGNILLDKQWNAKVSDFGLAKLIGSENSYITTRVMGTFGYVAPEYASTGVLNERSDVYSFGVLLMEVITGRSPVDYRRPQGEVNLIDWLKAMVSNRNAEGALDPKLRENPSLRSLKRTILVALRCVDPDWKKRPKMGHVVHMLEADDFPFRDERRGGRERVRARVAEPGDSSGYESGVQNDRPLLRNPETDEEQ; encoded by the exons ATGTCAGTTGAGCTATCAACGAGGACTTCAATTTTCGGGCTTCGTTTGTGGGTTGTTCTTGGAATCTGCGTCGGCGCGGCCgttgtcatttttcttttttttctctctctctgGTTCACTTCCAGGCGCAACAAGAAGACTTCACTCTTATCAACCCAAAAGAATTCCACCATCCCCAACGTGTCACGCGAAATCCAGGAAATACATGTCGACCCGACCCGGAATCCCGAAACCGATCACAAGCAGCTCCTACCTGCCCCTAGTTCAGACCCAATTCCCGAGCCTGATCCGGATGAGCTTCACAGGATCCACATTGAAATCGGAAAGGAACACCGAATTGCCTACCCTGAGCGGATCGGCCCGGGATCCGGGTCGGTCAATGGGAGTGGAGAGACCCGGCCCAGCGTTGAGACTGGGCCTGAGGTATCGCATTTGGGGTGGGGCCACTGGTATACTCTGAGGGAGCTTGAGGAGTCCACTAATGGATTTGCTGATGAAAATGTGATTGGGGAAGGTGGATATGGGATTGTTTATAGTGGCGTATTGGAGGATAATAttagagttgctgtcaaaaatttactaaataatag GGGTCAAGCGGAGAGAGAGTTTAAGGTTGAAGTTGAAGCGATAGGGCGTGTTCGGCACAAGAATCTGGTGAGATTGCTTGGCTATTGTGCAGAAGGAGCTCATAG GATGCTTGTGTATGAATATGTCGATAATGGGAACTTAGAACAATGGATTCATGGAGATGTAGGGAAGCATAGCCCTCTGACATGGGATATTCGAATGAACATCATGCTCGGAACCGCCAAGGG GTTGACCTATCTGCATGAGGGCCTCGAACCCAAGGTCGTTCACCGTGATATTAAATCAGGCAACATATTACTAGACAAACAGTGGAACGCTAAAGTATCTGATTTTGGTCTTGCAAAGCTCATAGGCTCTGAAAACAGTTACATCACTACTCGAGTCATGGGAACCTTCGG CTATGTTGCTCCTGAATACGCAAGCACTGGTGTGTTGAACGAGAGAAGTGATGTGTACAGTTTCGGTGTTCTTTTGATGGAAGTTATCACAGGAAGAAGTCCAGTAGATTATAGACGTCCCCAAGGTGAG GTAAACCTGATTGATTGGCTTAAGGCAATGGTATCCAACCGCAATGCCGAGGGAGCTTTGGACCCCAAGTTACGAGAGAACCCTTCTTTGAGGTCGTTGAAGCGTACTATCTTAGTAGCTCTACGGTGTGTAGATCCAGATTGGAAGAAGAGGCCGAAAATGGGCCATGTAGTACACATGCTCGAGGCAGATGATTTCCCTTTCCGTGAT GAACGGAGAGGAGGAAGAGAACGAGTCCGAGCACGTGTTGCTGAACCAGGTGATAGTAGTGGATATGAAAGTGGTGTCCAAAATGATCGGCCGTTGTTGAGGAATCCAGAAACGGATGAAGAACAATAG
- the LOC140990119 gene encoding subtilisin-like protease SBT3, whose protein sequence is MEFHLSNLYLFLCIQYFTSTPFMSISAESDTYIIHMDLSVMPKAYSTHQDWYLATLASISNTLETSRNFVPSDKLVYSYTNSINGFSAVLSSSELEVIKNSKGYISCTKDSTVKVDTTHSYQFLGLDSNYGAWPVSNYGEDVIIGLVDTGVWPESKSFNDEGMSDVPSRWRGECESGEQFSSSLCNKKLIGARYFNKGLLAKYPNLVFSTNSARDTDGHGTHTSSTAAGIPVQGASFFGYAPGTATGVAPNSRVAMYKALWDEGSYISDILAAIDQAIADGVDVLSLSFGIDGKALFEDPVAIATFAAMEKSIFVSTSSGNAGPSEETLHNGTPWVLTVAAGTIDREFGGTLMLGNGVSALGSSLYPGKYSSKFIQIVLVGSCDDEKSLKNFRHKIVICVGGYLSEQVYYVDEAKLAGGIFISNATDLEFYMQTSYPALFVSLEEGQKILDYIKNDSNPKARFAFRETRLGIKPAPKVATYSSRGPSQSCPFVLKPDIMAPGDLILASWPPNSSVTDVDAHHLFNDFNIISGTSMACPHAAGVAALLKGTHPGWSPAAIRSAMMTSAYNFDNTGNPIKDMGFKDQPASPLAMGAGHVDPNRALDPGLIYDATAQDYINLLCAMNFNSSQIKTITRSSSHNCSFQSLDLNYPSFIAYFKGNNTKSIVKEVQEFHRTVTNVGEENSVYIANLTAVNGLKVIVSPDRLEFTKKYEKKSYKLSLKSPKLMNDSLVYCFLTWVQVGGKREVRSPIVATG, encoded by the coding sequence ATGGAATTTCACCTCTCTAATTTGTACTTATTCTTATGTATTCAATATTTCACAAGCACGCCATTCATGTCCATTTCTGCAGAATCTGACACTTACATTATCCATATGGACTTATCTGTAATGCCTAAAGCTTACTCCACCCACCAAGACTGGTACTTAGCAACCCTCGCCTCCATATCCAATACGTTGGAAACCAGCAGAAACTTTGTTCCCTCTGATAAACTCGTGTATTCTTACACAAATTCCATCAATGGATTCAGTGCGGTTCTTTCGTCTTCTGAATTGGAGGTTATCAAGAACTCGAAAGGGTACATTTCTTGTACAAAAGACTCAACTGTCAAAGTTGACACTACTCATTCGTACCAGTTTCTTGGCCTTGATTCGAATTACGGCGCTTGGCCTGTTTCGAACTATGGTGAAGATGTTATAATAGGTTTGGTTGATACCGGGGTGTGGCCAGAGAGCAAAAGCTTCAATGACGAAGGAATGAGTGACGTTCCGTCGAGATGGAGAGGCGAATGCGAGAGTGGCGAGCAGTTTAGTTCCTCTTTGTGCAACAAGAAACTTATAGGAGCTCGTTACTTTAACAAAGGTTTACTTGCTAAGTATCCGAACTTGGTTTTTTCGACGAATTCTGCTCGTGACACGGATGGGCATGGGACTCATACTTCATCAACGGCAGCTGGGATTCCTGTCCAGGGCGCATCATTCTTTGGATATGCTCCCGGGACTGCAACAGGAGTTGCCCCAAATTCTCGGGTTGCCATGTACAAGGCCCTTTGGGATGAAGGGTCTTATATTTCTGATATTCTTGCTGCTATTGATCAGGCGATTGCGGATGGTGTTGACGTGCTATCTTTGTCATTTGGCATCGACGGGAAAGCCTTGTTTGAGGATCCTGTTGCTATAGCCACATTTGCGGCAATGGAAAAGAGTATTTTTGTTTCGACGTCATCTGGGAACGCTGGGCCAAGTGAAGAGACTCTACATAATGGAACCCCCTGGGTTCTCACGGTTGCAGCCGGCACGATTGATAGAGAGTTCGGGGGAACTTTAATGCTCGGCAACGGAGTTTCAGCCTTGGGTTCGTCTCTCTACCCTGGAAAATATTCCTCGAAATTCATCCAAATTGTTCTTGTTGGTTCCTGCGATGATGAAAAATCGCTCAAGAATTTCCGGCACAAGATTGTTATCTGTGTGGGCGGTTATCTGAGCGAACAAGTATACTATGTCGATGAAGCCAAACTAGCCGGTGGAATATTCATATCAAATGCCACAGATTTAGAGTTCTACATGCAAACTTCATATCCAGCACTGTTCGTAAGCCTTGAAGAAGGCCAAAAGATCCTAGACTACATCAAGAATGACTCAAATCCTAAAGCAAGATTCGCCTTCCGAGAAACACGCCTAGGGATCAAACCGGCTCCCAAAGTGGCGACTTACAGTTCAAGAGGACCGTCACAGAGCTGCCCATTCGTACTGAAGCCCGACATCATGGCTCCTGGTGATCTGATTTTAGCGTCGTGGCCTCCAAATTCTTCGGTAACAGATGTAGATGCACACCACCTTTTCAATGATTTCAACATCATCTCTGGCACATCAATGGCTTGCCCACACGCTGCTGGAGTGGCAGCCCTTCTAAAGGGGACGCACCCCGGGTGGAGTCCGGCAGCCATACGATCTGCCATGATGACCAGCGCTTATAATTTTGACAATACAGGAAACCCCATCAAGGATATGGGATTCAAGGACCAACCCGCCAGTCCTTTAGCGATGGGAGCTGGACATGTCGATCCAAACAGGGCATTAGACCCGGGATTGATATACGATGCAACTGCACAAGATTACATTAATCTTCTCTGTGCAATGAACTTCAACTCTAGCCAGATTAAAACAATAACAAGGTCGAGTTCTCATAACTGCTCATTTCAGTCACTCGACTTAAACTACCCTTCTTTCATTGCCTACTTCAAGGGAAACAACACTAAATCAATTGTCAAAGAAGTGCAAGAATTTCACAGAACCGTGACTAACGTAGGGGAAGAAAATTCAGTTTATATAGCGAATTTAACAGCAGTAAATGGATTAAAAGTTATTGTTTCACCTGACAGACTGGAGTTCACCAAGAAATATGAAAAGAAAAGCTACAAGCTGAGCTTGAAAAGTCCAAAACTGATGAATGATTCTTTGGTTTACTGTTTCCTGACATGGGTCCAGGTCGGTGGCAAACGTGAAGTTAGGAGTCCAATAGTTGCCACTGGCTGA
- the LOC140990358 gene encoding uncharacterized protein, whose protein sequence is MHAKTDSEVTSSAPSSPDHHRRPVYYVQSPSRDSHDGEKTMTSFHSTPVMGSPVGSPPHSHSSVGRHSRESSTSRFSGSLKPGSRKISPNDVGSGARGQRKGQKNWKEFDMIEEEGLLEDEERRKGLPRRCYVLAFVVGFFVLFSFFALILLAASKPQKPRVAMKSITFERFVVQAGSDDSGVATDMISLNSTVSFTFRNTATFFGVHVTSTPLTLSYSQLTIGSADMKQFYQRRKTQRNVVVSVIGDKIPLYGNGASLSTPTGTTTLPVPLKLDFTVRSRAYILGKLVKPKFYKKIECRIVLDPKKLNAPISLKNSCTYD, encoded by the exons ATGCACGCAAAGACCGATTCCGAGGTCACCAGCTCCGCCCCATCCTCGCCGGACCACCACCGGCGTCCCGTATACTACGTACAGAGCCCATCGCGTGACTCTCACGATGGGGAGAAGACGATGACCTCGTTTCACTCCACTCCGGTAATGGGAAGTCCGGTGGGATCGCCACCGCACTCCCACTCTTCGGTGGGCCGCCACTCGCGGGAGTCCTCCACTAGCCGATTCTCGGGCTCGCTTAAGCCCGGATCCAGGAAGATTTCACCGAATGATGTGGGATCTGGTGCTAGGGGTCAGAGGAAGGGGCAGAAGAACTGGAAGGAgtttgatatgattgaagagGAGGGTCTTCTTGAAGATGAGGAGAGACGAAAAGGGCTGCCTCGTAGATGCTATGTTCTGGCGTTCGTTGTGGGTTTTTTTGTGCTATTTTCCttctttgctttgattttgttGGCTGCGAGTAAGCCTCAGAAGCCCAGGGTCGCTATGAAG AGCATTACATTTGAGAGATTTGTGGTTCAAGCTGGTTCAGATGATAGTGGTGTAGCCACTGATATGATATCCTTGAACTCCACGGTTTCTTTCACTTTCCGTAACACGGCAACGTTTTTTGGGGTTCATGTTACTTCTACACCTCTTACTCTCTCCTACTCACAGCTCACCATTGGCTCCGCAGAT ATGAAGCAGTTTTACCAAAGAAGAAAGACTCAGAGAAACGTTGTAGTATCAGTGATCGGCGACAAGATTCCTTTGTATGGAAACGGCGCAAGTCTGAGCACTCCAACCGGTACAACCACCTTACCAGTGCCACTCAAGTTGGATTTCACAGTTCGATCAAGAGCATATATATTGGGTAAACTTGTGAAGCCAAAATTCTACAAGAAGATCGAGTGCAGAATCGTCTTAGACCCCAAGAAACTCAATGCTCCCATATCCCTAAAGAACTCATGCACATATGACTAA
- the LOC140990591 gene encoding probable BOI-related E3 ubiquitin-protein ligase 2, with the protein MASLSQKKFQQFLQHQQQSKPYSDLYDNNMEGQISQQVTYFNTPNLLEHHPPYIPPFQVQGLAPGPGQEEIGLDLQWNFEMEPQKKRPKEQVFLENSNDYNKNNSNSQISSVDLLQTRSVSTGLGLSLDNNRLGSSGDSALIGLVGDDIERELQRQDVEFERYVKLQGDRLRQEILQKFQATQLQTFSYVEQKVLQKLRVKETEVEDINKKNMELELRMEQLALEVNTWQQRAKYNENMINTLKFSLQHVYEQSRDSKEGCGDSEVDDTASCCNGRPVNFCHSFKDSNEMKELMMCKLCRVKEVCMLLLPCKHLCLCKDCESKLNVCPLCHSSKYIGMEVYV; encoded by the exons ATGGCTTCTCTCTCTCAAAAAAAATTCCAGCAATTCCTTCAACACCAACAACAATCCAAACCCTACAG TGATTTGTATGACAATAACATGGAGGGTCAGATTTCGCAGCAAGTGACCTACTTTAACACCCCTAATCTCCTTGAACACCACCCTCCTTACATCCCTCCCT TTCAAGTTCAAGGTTTGGCTCCTGGCCCGGGTCAAGAAGAAATCGGGCTCGATTTACAGTGGAATTTCGAGATGGAGCCCCAGAAAAAGAGGCCCAAAGAACAAGTGTTCCTGGAGAACAGTAATgattataataaaaacaataGTAACTCCCAGATATCATCCGTGGATTTGTTGCAAACCCGATCGGTGTCAACTGGGCTCGGGCTTTCGTTGGATAACAATCGATTGGGTTCTTCGGGTGACTCGGCTTTGATTGGGCTTGTTGGGGATGATATAGAACGCGAGCTGCAGAGACAGGATGTGgagtttgagagatatgttAAACTTCAG GGCGATCGTCTGAGGCAAGAGATTTTACAGAAGTTTCAAGCAACCCAATTGCAGACCTTCTCATATGTCGAGCAAAAGGTCCTACAGAAACTCCGGGTGAAGGAAACTGAGGTGGAAGATATCAACAAGAAGAACATGGAGCTTGAGTTGCGAATGGAACAGCTTGCTTTGGAGGTTAATACCTGGCAACAACGTGCAAAGTACAATGAGAACATGATCAACACCCTCAAGTTTAGTCTGCAGCACGTTTACGAACAAAGCCGAGACAGTAAAGAAGGTTGCGGAGACAGCGAAGTAGATGACACAGCCTCTTGCTGCAATGGTCGTCCGGTTAACTTTTGCCATTCTTTCAAGGATAGCAATGAAATGAAGGAGTTGATGATGTGTAAGCTTTGTCGAGTTAAAGAAGTGTGCATGCTTCTTTTACCTTGTAAGCATCTGTGCTTGTGTAAAGATTGTGAAAGTAAATTGAATGTTTGCCCCTTGTGTCACTCCTCCAAGTATATAGGAATGGAGGTTTATGTGTAA
- the LOC140989181 gene encoding transcription factor HEC1-like: MDAEFLKSSVEDQMEMMLMQMDTLPDFSGAYEIPLMEFCNHHETSSLGIKSNNCDSALDNLHMNSPAFMNLQPGNSSCSRGFHQESLSMLPFLQHNSSCEWRWEMEEFSGEAGDSQKRNPMAAIREMIFRIAAMQPVHIDPESVKPPKRKNVKISTDPQSVAARHRRERISERIRILQRLVPGGTKMDTASMLDEAIHYVKFLKNQVQNLERVAAHRPAPAAAGVGFQVPMSGGNYFPVPDKGYHRSMPPSVQHLQDS; encoded by the coding sequence ATGGACGCTGAGTTCTTGAAATCTTCTGTTGAAGATCAGATGGAAATGATGCTGATGCAAATGGACACACTCCCGGATTTTTCCGGGGCGTATGAGATCCCACTGATGGAATTCTGCAATCACCACGAAACTAGCAGTTTAGGAATCAAAAGCAATAATTGTGATTCTGCTCTTGATAACTTACACATGAATTCACCTGCTTTCATGAATCTGCAGCCCGGAAATTCTTCATGTTCCCGCGGGTTTCATCAAGAATCATTGTCTATGTTGCCGTTCCTGCAGCACAATTCCAGCTGCGAATGGAGATGGGAAATGGAGGAATTTTCCGGAGAAGCTGGGGATTCGCAGAAACGTAATCCGATGGCTGCGATACGTGAAATGATCTTCAGAATCGCGGCGATGCAGCCTGTTCATATCGACCCCGAGTCCGTGAAGCCACCGAAGAGGAAGAATGTGAAGATATCGACGGACCCTCAAAGCGTGGCGGCGCGCCACCGCCGGGAGAGGATAAGTGAGCGGATTAGGATTCTTCAGAGACTTGTACCGGGAGGAACTAAGATGGATACTGCTTCTATGCTTGATGAGGCCATTCATTACGTTAAATTCTTGAAGAACCAAGTGCAGAATCTGGAAAGGGTTGCGGCGCATAGGCCAGCCCCCGCTGCTGCCGGTGTTGGATTCCAGGTGCCAATGTCTGGTGGAAATTACTTTCCGGTTCCTGATAAGGGTTATCACCGGTCAATGCCTCCCAGTGTGCAGCATCTGCAAGATTCTTGA